The stretch of DNA GGCCTCGATCCCCGAATATCCGCCTCCCGGTGAAGGTACGACCGGTATCCCTCCACCGCCCGTACAGATCACGATCGCACCCTTCTCTATCAGCCACCTGATCGGCTTCATTTCCAGTATCTTCACCGGCTCGGGAGAGGGAACGACCCGTCTCCAGTCGAAACCGTCCTGCCTGAACGTCCACCCCGTCGCATTCCCGACCTCTCCCGCCTGCTCCTTGGTATACACCGGGCCGACGAACTTTTCGGGATTTTCAAATGCGGTATCTGACGGATCGACAGCCGTCATCGTGAGCATTGTCGCGACCGGGACGTCCGGTGGGAGAATATTCCTGAGTTCCTGCTCGATCAGGTAACCGATCATCCCTTCGGTCTCCGCCCCGAGGATGTCGAGCGGATATGGTTTACTCTTCGTATATGCCGCTGCCTGTAGTGCAAGGAGGCCGACCTGCGGCCCGTTTCCGTGCGTGAGAACCAGTTTGTATTCTTTGGCAAGCGGTGCCAGGGCCTCTGCAGCCCTGCGGACGTTCTCTCTCTGGACTGCGGGGTCCGGACTTTCTCCGCGTTTCAGGAGGGCGTTTCCCCCGAGTGCGACGAGAACCGTCCTCTCTTTCATGCTATTTCTCCGGGCCGGACAGTGTCGCGACCATTATCGCCTTAATAGTATGCATCCTGTTCTCGGCCTGGTCGAAGACGACGGAATATTCCGATTCGAAGACCTCATCGGTGACTTCGAGGCTTTCAAGCCCGTATTTTTCGTAGATCTTCTCACCCAGTTCCGTCTCCCTGTTGTGAAACGACGGCAGGCAGTGCATGAACCTGACCTTCGGATTTCCGGTCGCCTCTATCAGCTCCATATCGACCCTGTACGGGAGGAGGAGATCGATTCTCTCCTGCCACTTCCCGAACGGCTCGCCCATCGAGACCCAGACATCGGTATAGATGAAATCCACGCCCCTGACCGCCTCTCTCCTGTCGCTTGTAAGCATGAGCCTGGCACCGGTCTCCTCCGAAATCCTCCTGCATGTCTCTGTCAGGTCCGGGTCGGGCATCAGGCTCATCGGCCCACATATTCTTACGTCCATCCCGAGTTTTGCCCCGCCTGTCATGAGCGAATGCGCAACATTATTCCTGCAGTCGCCGGTGAAGCAGAA from Methanolacinia petrolearia DSM 11571 encodes:
- the arcC gene encoding carbamate kinase: MKERTVLVALGGNALLKRGESPDPAVQRENVRRAAEALAPLAKEYKLVLTHGNGPQVGLLALQAAAYTKSKPYPLDILGAETEGMIGYLIEQELRNILPPDVPVATMLTMTAVDPSDTAFENPEKFVGPVYTKEQAGEVGNATGWTFRQDGFDWRRVVPSPEPVKILEMKPIRWLIEKGAIVICTGGGGIPVVPSPGGGYSGIEAVIDKDLASAILAEELRADLFIMATDVEGVYLNWKEEDRELIGETTPRFLGENRHHFPPGSMGPKVDAACRFVEATGNPAAIGSLEEIAEIAAGSAGTIVRRESETR
- the argF gene encoding ornithine carbamoyltransferase, with product MTEKNMTKEIVRHKSFTKLLDFSGEEIINLVELAKQLKSARADGRETKHLSGKQIALIFEKASTRTRCSFEVAAREQGADVTYLGPEGSMIGYKESMKDTARVLGRLYDAIEYRGFSQESVEILAEYSGVPVYNGLTDEFHPTQFLADIMTMVEHSGKDPKEISFCFTGDCRNNVAHSLMTGGAKLGMDVRICGPMSLMPDPDLTETCRRISEETGARLMLTSDRREAVRGVDFIYTDVWVSMGEPFGKWQERIDLLLPYRVDMELIEATGNPKVRFMHCLPSFHNRETELGEKIYEKYGLESLEVTDEVFESEYSVVFDQAENRMHTIKAIMVATLSGPEK